In Candidatus Binatia bacterium, a single window of DNA contains:
- the acs gene encoding acetate--CoA ligase has translation MADERNEGLEVTEAQIAVHWKEEDYYYPSPKFIGQANASDPEIFERFNEKNFPECFKEYADLLSWDEYWHTTLDTSNPPFWKWFVGGKLNACYNCVDRHLEKNKNKAAFIWVPELEEETTEAITYQELYVRVNEFAALLRDFCGVKAGDRVTFHLPMVPALPVSMLACARLGVIHSQVFGGFSGAACGGRIADSGSHILVTMDGYYRNGELLDQKIKADEAVEVAAKDGVRVDKVLVWRRYPGKYSSPTPMVKGRDYFVDDLLKDFRGKGVDPVSMPAEAPLFMMYTSGTTAKPKGCQHSTGGYLAYVAGTSKYYQDIHPEDVYWCFADIGWITGHSYIVYGPLALCATSVMYEGVPTYPDAGRPWRIAERLGVNIFHTAPTTIRMLRKAGPEEPKKYHYHFKHMTTVGEPIEPEVWRWYYHEVGKGEAIIVDTWWQTENGGFLGSTLPALRPMKPGSCGPGVLGIYPVIYDEERNELKAGSGKAGNICIRNPWPGVFQTIWGDPERFVKTYYEKYCKNKNSKDWRDWPYFAGDGATQAADGYFRILGRVDDVINVAGHRLGTKELEAAALTVEEVAEAAVVPAIDELRGRIPEMYIALKPGYNPGKGVDEKVKDAIDKIIGKFARPRNVWLVPDMPKTRSGKIMRRVIAAVSNFMDVGDVTTLANPEVVETIRKMVQTEKAKRGEVPKDLPKEVLEEIKRFGAVE, from the coding sequence TTTCGAGCGCTTTAACGAGAAGAATTTCCCTGAATGCTTCAAGGAGTATGCTGATCTGCTCTCCTGGGATGAGTATTGGCATACGACGCTTGATACCAGCAACCCCCCTTTCTGGAAGTGGTTTGTCGGCGGAAAGTTAAACGCCTGTTACAACTGTGTGGACAGGCACTTGGAGAAGAATAAAAACAAAGCCGCCTTTATCTGGGTGCCGGAGCTGGAGGAGGAGACTACCGAGGCCATAACTTATCAGGAGCTTTATGTAAGAGTGAATGAGTTCGCTGCGCTTCTCAGAGACTTTTGCGGAGTCAAGGCCGGCGATAGGGTAACGTTCCATTTGCCGATGGTGCCGGCGCTGCCGGTCTCGATGCTCGCTTGCGCCAGGCTTGGCGTCATCCACTCTCAGGTATTTGGCGGATTCAGCGGCGCCGCCTGCGGGGGCAGAATAGCGGACTCCGGCAGTCATATTCTCGTCACTATGGATGGCTACTACCGAAATGGTGAGCTGCTCGATCAAAAAATCAAAGCCGACGAAGCGGTTGAAGTGGCAGCGAAGGACGGCGTTCGTGTGGATAAAGTCCTGGTGTGGAGGCGTTATCCCGGAAAGTATTCCTCCCCGACGCCCATGGTGAAGGGTCGTGATTACTTCGTTGATGATTTGCTCAAAGACTTTCGCGGCAAAGGAGTCGATCCCGTATCGATGCCGGCCGAAGCTCCTCTGTTCATGATGTATACCAGCGGTACAACGGCGAAGCCGAAGGGGTGTCAGCATAGCACCGGGGGATATTTGGCCTATGTTGCAGGCACGTCGAAGTATTATCAGGACATTCACCCGGAGGACGTTTATTGGTGCTTCGCCGATATAGGATGGATCACAGGCCACTCCTACATTGTTTACGGTCCGTTGGCTCTTTGCGCCACCAGCGTCATGTATGAAGGCGTGCCCACCTACCCGGATGCCGGGCGGCCCTGGAGAATAGCGGAGCGACTGGGCGTGAATATATTCCACACGGCGCCCACGACGATACGCATGCTAAGGAAAGCGGGTCCTGAGGAGCCCAAGAAGTACCATTATCATTTCAAACACATGACCACCGTGGGAGAGCCGATAGAGCCGGAGGTGTGGCGATGGTACTACCACGAAGTGGGTAAGGGAGAAGCGATCATCGTGGACACCTGGTGGCAAACGGAAAACGGAGGCTTCCTTGGCAGCACGTTGCCGGCGCTGCGACCGATGAAGCCTGGAAGTTGTGGCCCCGGTGTGCTCGGTATCTATCCAGTAATCTATGATGAGGAACGGAATGAGCTTAAGGCCGGGAGCGGTAAGGCGGGCAACATCTGTATTAGGAATCCGTGGCCAGGGGTGTTCCAGACCATATGGGGGGACCCGGAGCGCTTCGTAAAGACCTATTACGAAAAATATTGCAAAAATAAAAATAGCAAGGATTGGCGCGACTGGCCTTACTTCGCAGGAGATGGCGCCACGCAAGCCGCCGATGGATACTTCCGGATTTTAGGCAGAGTGGACGACGTAATAAATGTCGCGGGTCACCGGTTGGGCACCAAAGAGCTGGAGGCGGCAGCTCTTACCGTAGAAGAAGTGGCCGAAGCAGCGGTGGTGCCGGCGATAGATGAGTTAAGGGGTCGGATCCCTGAGATGTATATTGCTCTCAAACCGGGCTACAACCCCGGCAAGGGAGTAGACGAAAAGGTCAAAGACGCGATCGACAAAATCATCGGTAAATTCGCCCGTCCGCGAAACGTTTGGCTTGTCCCCGACATGCCCAAGACCCGTTCGGGAAAGATCATGCGTCGGGTCATTGCCGCTGTCTCTAACTTCATGGACGTGGGCGACGTCACGACGCTGGCCAACCCGGAGGTAGTAGAAACCATACGGAAAATGGTGCAAACGGAAAAGGCTAAACGCGGAGAGGTTCCAAAGGACCTTCCCAAAGAGGTGCTGGAAGAAATCAAGCGGTTTGGAGCGGTAGAATAG
- a CDS encoding DUF559 domain-containing protein: MQLNASTPRNQARRLRRDQTETERRLWARLRARQLRGAKFRRQHPIGRFIADFCCLEYGLVIELDGGQHAMRAEVDQRRSAFLGRRGFRVLRFWDNQVLEDIDAVLEKIVEALRDPHPYPLPGRERVNNTLALNPEKKQRGKDRL; the protein is encoded by the coding sequence ATGCAACTAAACGCCTCCACACCGAGGAACCAGGCTCGCCGACTGCGCCGCGACCAGACTGAGACAGAACGTAGACTATGGGCCCGGTTGCGTGCACGACAGCTCCGCGGTGCGAAGTTCCGTCGCCAACATCCTATCGGCCGGTTCATTGCTGACTTTTGCTGCTTGGAATATGGCTTAGTGATCGAGCTCGATGGAGGTCAGCACGCGATGCGAGCCGAAGTGGATCAGAGAAGGTCTGCCTTCCTGGGACGCCGAGGCTTCCGAGTGTTGCGTTTTTGGGACAATCAAGTGCTGGAAGATATCGACGCGGTGCTGGAAAAAATCGTTGAGGCCCTAAGAGACCCTCACCCCTACCCTCTCCCTGGCAGGGAGAGGGTGAATAATACACTCGCACTAAACCCCGAAAAGAAGCAAAGAGGGAAAGACCGCCTATGA
- a CDS encoding ABC transporter substrate-binding protein: MQRENPIASLRLRPNSCVSRWTSSSRLVRQQPVPPRKQLLRFPLSWRRIVILLETGSSPVFARPGGNITGLSTLAPEISGKQLELLKETVPRLSRVAVLGTSTRPGNAQSLREVELAAGALRVKLQYLDVLGPKDIETAFRAASKGRADAVLPLTSQVLTSHRKQLVELAVKSRLPAIYDRQEFVEDGGLMTYSVSSTDLFRRAATYVDKILKGSKPADLPVEQPTRFEFFINLKAAKQIGLTIPENVLARADKVIK, from the coding sequence ATGCAGAGGGAAAACCCGATCGCCTCCCTGCGCTTGCGGCCGAACTCGTGCGTCTCAAGGTGGACGTCATCGTCACGGCTGGTCCGGCAGCAACCCGTCCCGCCAAGGAAGCAACTTCTACGATTCCCATTGTCATGGCGACGGATAGTGATCCTGTTGGAAACGGGTTCGTCGCCAGTCTTTGCGCGACCTGGCGGCAACATTACTGGATTGTCAACCCTTGCCCCGGAGATAAGCGGAAAACAACTGGAGCTTTTGAAGGAAACCGTTCCCAGGCTCTCGCGCGTGGCCGTCCTCGGGACTTCGACCCGGCCGGGCAACGCGCAATCGTTAAGAGAGGTGGAACTCGCCGCGGGGGCACTCAGAGTGAAGCTTCAATATCTAGACGTACTAGGTCCCAAGGATATTGAAACTGCATTCCGAGCCGCAAGCAAGGGGCGTGCGGACGCAGTTCTCCCGCTGACGAGCCAGGTCCTCACTTCTCATCGAAAACAGCTCGTAGAGCTCGCGGTAAAGAGTCGGCTGCCGGCGATATACGACAGGCAAGAATTTGTGGAAGACGGGGGCCTCATGACCTACAGCGTGAGCAGTACCGACTTGTTTCGGCGCGCCGCCACTTACGTGGACAAGATCCTGAAAGGCAGCAAGCCCGCCGATCTCCCCGTGGAGCAGCCGACGAGGTTCGAGTTTTTCATCAATCTGAAGGCGGCTAAGCAAATCGGTCTGACGATTCCGGAGAACGTGCTGGCGAGAGCGGACAAGGTGATCAAATGA
- a CDS encoding type II toxin-antitoxin system HicB family antitoxin: MDIQFTTQILKEGDTFVAYAPELDLSSCGKTIQEAKAHLAEAVTLFIEEAQRMGTLQDILEEAGYTKEATGWKAPEIVVQEKTRLALMR, from the coding sequence ATGGACATTCAGTTTACCACTCAGATCCTTAAAGAGGGGGATACCTTCGTGGCCTATGCGCCCGAGCTTGATCTTTCAAGCTGCGGTAAGACCATCCAGGAGGCCAAAGCTCATCTTGCGGAGGCGGTGACATTGTTCATCGAAGAGGCACAGCGCATGGGGACCCTCCAGGATATCCTGGAGGAAGCGGGGTATACCAAGGAAGCGACAGGCTGGAAGGCGCCGGAGATTGTCGTGCAGGAAAAAACACGGCTGGCTCTAATGCGCTGA
- a CDS encoding type II toxin-antitoxin system HicA family toxin — translation MPKITPVPYQTLVRVFEKDGFQLQRTHGDHLVYTKPGIPRPIVIPMYDQVPVFIIRNNLRSARMSRERYFELLGTI, via the coding sequence ATGCCGAAAATCACGCCCGTTCCTTATCAAACCCTCGTCAGAGTATTTGAGAAGGACGGGTTCCAGCTTCAGCGAACGCACGGCGATCATCTCGTCTACACAAAGCCCGGCATTCCAAGACCTATAGTGATCCCCATGTACGACCAAGTTCCGGTCTTCATTATCCGGAACAATCTCCGCTCCGCAAGAATGAGCAGAGAGCGATACTTTGAACTCCTCGGAACAATTTAG
- a CDS encoding ABC transporter substrate-binding protein: MRKTLTLLLIVVVLGVGAIAEAQQPAKIPRIGYLGGISPSVNPARIEAFRQGLRELGYVEGKNIVIEWRHHEGKLDRLPALAAELVRLKVDIIITVGPPAARAAKEATVTIPIVMMNVGDPVGSGFVDSLARPGGNITGLSSLAPELSGKRLELLKEIVPKLSRVAVFGTSTSPDNTQSLREVELAAGALKVKLQYLDIRDPRDPKDVETAFRAASKGRAEAVLMMVAGAVGTAHQTQILELAVKSRLPVIYSAPSIVEAGGLMSYGVTSLDLDRRAATYVDKILKGAKPADIPVEQPTKFEFIINLKAAKQIGLTIPQSVLYRADKVIK; encoded by the coding sequence ATGAGAAAAACTCTTACGCTTCTTCTCATCGTAGTTGTCCTGGGTGTGGGCGCAATCGCCGAGGCGCAGCAGCCAGCGAAAATCCCCCGGATAGGATACCTAGGCGGCATCTCCCCTTCCGTTAACCCGGCCCGCATCGAGGCATTCCGCCAGGGACTGCGTGAGCTTGGGTACGTCGAGGGCAAAAACATTGTCATTGAGTGGCGACATCATGAGGGGAAACTCGATCGCCTCCCCGCGCTCGCGGCCGAGTTAGTGCGTCTCAAGGTAGACATCATTATCACAGTTGGTCCGCCGGCAGCCCGTGCCGCCAAGGAAGCAACGGTCACGATTCCCATTGTGATGATGAACGTTGGCGATCCTGTTGGAAGCGGCTTCGTCGACAGCCTGGCACGACCTGGTGGAAACATCACTGGATTGTCAAGCCTTGCCCCGGAGCTAAGCGGAAAACGACTGGAGCTTTTGAAGGAGATCGTTCCTAAGCTCTCGCGTGTGGCCGTCTTCGGGACTTCGACCAGCCCGGACAACACACAGTCGTTAAGAGAAGTGGAGCTCGCCGCAGGGGCGTTGAAAGTGAAGCTTCAATACCTAGACATACGAGATCCCAGAGATCCCAAGGATGTTGAGACCGCATTCCGAGCCGCAAGCAAGGGGCGGGCTGAGGCAGTCCTTATGATGGTGGCGGGCGCCGTCGGCACGGCCCACCAAACACAGATTTTAGAACTCGCGGTAAAGAGCCGGCTGCCGGTGATATACAGCGCGCCATCAATTGTGGAAGCCGGCGGGCTTATGTCCTACGGCGTGACCTCTCTCGACTTGGACCGGCGCGCCGCTACTTACGTGGACAAGATTCTCAAAGGCGCCAAGCCTGCCGACATTCCTGTCGAGCAGCCGACGAAGTTCGAGTTCATCATCAACCTGAAAGCGGCCAAGCAGATCGGCCTGACGATTCCGCAGTCGGTGCTCTACCGGGCGGACAAAGTGATCAAATAG